In the Caldalkalibacillus uzonensis genome, AATCTCATCAATGATCAGGATATTGGGTTTGATATACTTTCTCATCTTCCGCTTGATGGTGTTGGTCTGATGGGCTTCTTGCAAATCCTGAACTAAATCATGAGGCGTGGTGAAATAGACTGTATAACGCCGGGCGATGGCTTCCAAGGCCAAGGCCACAGCCAGGTGTGTTTTGCCTACACCAGGAGGACCCAAAAAAATGAGATTCTCTTGATGCTCCACAAATTGGAGGGTAGCCAGGTCTCTGATGCGCCGTTCATCGATGGAGGTTTGAAAGGTAAAGTCAAACTCATCCAGTGTCTTATGATAGGGGAGGCGAGCCAGCCGCGTTTTCATCTTAATAAAACGGTCATGTTTGGCCGCTAATTCTTCCTGAAGCAGCTTGTCTAAAAACTCCAGATACGATATATTTTCTTCAGATGCCTCTTC is a window encoding:
- the istB gene encoding IS21-like element helper ATPase IstB, with the translated sequence MILQERLQSALEELGCTRIPEVLHHYAEEASEENISYLEFLDKLLQEELAAKHDRFIKMKTRLARLPYHKTLDEFDFTFQTSIDERRIRDLATLQFVEHQENLIFLGPPGVGKTHLAVALALEAIARRYTVYFTTPHDLVQDLQEAHQTNTIKRKMRKYIKPNILIIDEIGYRKMEDTAAHFFSQIVSERYEKGAIILTSNKSYGAWGDIFGDPVLATAILDRLLHHSSTINIKGESYRIKEKKKAGFFKQDEAQK